In Amia ocellicauda isolate fAmiCal2 chromosome 7, fAmiCal2.hap1, whole genome shotgun sequence, one genomic interval encodes:
- the LOC136753626 gene encoding adiponectin receptor protein 1 translates to MASASPSCPDTPEHRGSELLVPLLGLDGAAEPGASEEVGERRASGTGEGEKVTTQEQMKKVEEDEEEEEEEEEEEEEEEEVEEDPVRVLKLPLQAHHAMEKMEEFVFKVWEGRWRVIPHDVLPDWLKDNDFLLHGHRPPMPSFRACFRSIFRLHTETGNIWTHLIGFFFFLILGIGYMFSPNINFVAPVQEKVVFGMFFLGAVLCLCFSWLFHTVYCHSEKVSRTFSKLDYSGIALLIMGSFVPWLYYSFYCSPQPRLIYLVIICVLGITAIVVSQWDRFATPQYRAVRAGVFLGLGLSGLIPTLHFMFAEGFIKATTVGQMGWLFLMAICYILGVALYAARIPERFFPGKCDIWFHSHQIFHVLVVAGACVHLHGVSQLQAFRSSLGGGCASETML, encoded by the exons ATGGCCAGTGCCTCCCCCAGCTGCCCGGACACGCCGGAGCACCGGGGCTCGGAGCTGCTAGTGCCCCTGCTGGGGCTGGATGGAGCCGCAGAGCCCGGAGCG AGTGAAGAGGTGGGGGAGAGGAGGGCCTCGGGGACGGGGGAAGGAGAGAAGGTCACGACACAGGAGCAGATGAAGAAGgtggaggaggatgaggaagaggaggaggaggaggaagaagaagaagaagaagaagaagaagtagaAGAAGATCCGGTTCGTGTTCTTAAGCTACCCCTGCAGGCACATCACGCGATGGAGAAGATGGAGGAGTTTGTATTCAAG GTGTGGGAGGGTCGCTGGCGGGTGATCCCCCACGACGTGCTCCCCGATTGGCTGAAGGACAACGATTTCCTGCTGCACGGGCACCGCCCCCCCATGCCCTCGTTCCGTGCCTGTTTCCGCAGCATCTTCCGGTTGCACACCGAGACGGGCAACATCTGGACGCACCTCATCG gcttcttcttcttcctcatcCTGGGAATCGGCTACATGTTCAGCCCCAACATCAACTTTGTGGCTCCCGTCCAGGAGAAAGTGGTCTTCGGGATGTTCTTCCTTGGCGCCGTGCTGTGTCTGTGCTTCTCCTGGCTTTTCCACACTGTCTACTGCCACTCCGAGAAGGTCTCCCGCACCTTCTCCAA ACTGGATTACTCTGGCATCGCTCTGCTCATCATGGGCAGCTTCGTGCCCTGGCTCTACTACTCCTTCTACTGCTCCCCCCAGCCCCGCCTCATCTACCTGGTGATCATCTGTGTGCTGGGCATCACGGCCATCGTGGTGTCTCAGTGGGACCGTTTCGCCACCCCACAGTACCGAGCGGTCCGGGCAG GTGTGTTCCTGGGCCTGGGGCTGAGCGGCCTCATTCCCACGCTGCACTTCATGTTCGCCGAGGGCTTCATCAAGGCCACCACCGTGGGCCAGATGGGCTGGCTCTTCCTCATGGCCATCTGCTACATCCTGGGCGTGGCCCTTTACGCTGCCCGCATCCCAGAGAGGTTCTTCCCCGGCAAGTGTGACATCTGG TTTCACTCGCACCAGATTTTCCACGTGTTGGTGGTGGCTGGAGCCTGCGTCCATCTGCACGGGGTTTCACAGCTACAAGCGTTCAGATCTTCACTGGGCGGAGGGTGTGCCTCCGAGACCATGCTGTGA